The region TTTTACAAAACACGCGCCCTTGCCCGCGAGATGGTTGACGGCGGAAAAGTGCATTACAACGGCCAGCGCAGCAAACCGAGCAAGCTGGTTGAGCTAAATGCCACCTTAACGCTGCGTCAGGGCAACGATGAACGTACTGTGGTGATTAAAGCCGTTACCGAACAGCGTCGACCCGCAGCGGAAGCCGTACTGCTTTATGAAGAGACGGCGGAGAGCATTGAAAAGCGCGAGAAGACCGCGCTGGCGCGCAAAATGAACGCGCTGACGATGCCCCACCCGGACCGGCGACCGGATAAAAAAGAGCGCCGCGATCTGATGAAATTTAAACACGGTGAGACTGATTAACCTCACCCGCACGAGAGATGAAAATGGCCCAACACGACCAATTACACCGCTATCTGTTTGAACAATTCGCCGTGCGCGGCGAGCTGGTCACCGTATCCGAAACCTGGAAACAGATTCTGGAAAACCACAACTACCCGCTGCCGGTGAAGACCCTGTTGGGCGAACTGCTGGTTGCCACCAGCCTGCTGACGGCTACGCTGAAGTTTGCCGGTGATATCACCGTGCAGCTGCAGGGTGACGGCCCGATGACGCTGGCGGTGATCAACGGCAATAACCAGCAGCAGATGCGCGGCGTGGCGCGCGTTCAGGGCGACGTGCCTGAAAATGCAGACCTCAAAACGCTGGTGGGTAATGGCTACCTGGTGATCACCATCTCCCCTGAGGAAGGCGAGCGCTATCAGGGCGTGGTGGGTCTGGAAGGCGATACCCTGGCAGCCTGCCTGGAAGATTACTTCATGCGTTCTGAACAGCTGCCGACGCGTCTCTTCATCCGCACCGGTGAAGTGGACGGTCAGCCTGCTGCCGGCGGTATGCTGCTGCAGGTTCTGCCTGCGCAGGACGCGCAGACCAATGACTTTGAGCACCTGGCAACGCTGACCGAAACCATCAAAGCGGAAGAGCTGTTCAACCTGTCGGCGACCGACGTGCTGTGGCGTCTGTACCACGAAGAAGAAGTGACGGTTTACGATCCGCAGTCCGTGGAATTTAAGTGCACCTGCTCCCGCGAGCGCTGCGCTGGCGCGCTGAAAACCCTGCCGGATGAAGAGATCGACAGCATCATGGCGGAAGACGGCGAAATTGATATGCACTGTGACTACTGCGGTACGCACTACGTGTTCAATTCGATGGATATCGCTGAGATCCGCAATAACGCCTCCCCGGCGGATCCGCAGGTTCACTAAACCCCTTTCCCCTCACCCTAACCCTCTCCCCTTTTGGAGAGGCTGGTGTGAGGGGCAAAAACCCCCGCTTAAGCTGAATCGTTTTCCTTATGTAACTCTTACGTAATTTTCTTACGTGTATGCGATTACATTCACATTCTTTCCGATAAAATCACCACTCTTTAACCTTTTCGGAACATTTTCCCCAACCAAAAAGCGATTCCTGCGATAATCCGCCTGCGCTGTGACTGGAGTCGCAGCGTTTTCCGTTAGTAAGGGTTTTGTCCAGATGCGTAAATCTATGAGCCCCGTCGCGGTTAACACCCTCAGAAAAACCCTACAATTTCAGGCAGTACATATTGGCTAAGGAGCAGTGATATGCGTGTTACTGGTTTAACCCCGCAAGATCTCAAGGCTTATGGTATTCACGACGTCCAGGAAATCGTCTACAACCCCGACTACGATACGCTGTATCAGGAAGAGCTCAATCCAGCACTGGAAGGATACGAGCGTGGTGTGTTGACGAATCTTGGTGCTATCGCCGTCGATACCGGTATCTTTACCGGTCGTTCGCCGAAAGATAAGTATATCGTCCGAGACGAAACCACCCGCGATACGCTGTGGTGGGCTGACAAGGGCAAAGGGAAGAACGACAACAAACCGCTCTCCCCGGAAACCTGGCAGCACCTGAAAGGGCTCGTCACCCATCAACTTTCCGGCAAGCGTCTGTTTATTGTCGACGCTTTCTGCGGCGCTAACGCCGATACCCGTCTCTCCGTGCGTTTTATCACTGAAGTGGCCTGGCAGGCGCATTTCGTGAAAAACATGTTTATTCGTCCAACCGACGAAGAGCTGCAGGATTTCACCCCGGATTTCATCGTGATGAACGGTGCGAAATGCACTAACCCACAGTGGAAAGAGCAGGGTCTGAACTCCGAAAACTTTGTGGCCTTCAACCTGACCGAACGTATCCAGCTGATCGGCGGTACCTGGTACGGCGGCGAAATGAAGAAAGGGATGTTCTCGGTCATGAACTACCTGCTGCCGCTGCGCGGTATCGCCTCCATGCACTGCTCGGCTAACGTCGGTGAAAAAGGCGACGTGGCGGTATTCTTCGGCCTGTCCGGCACCGGGAAAACCACCCTGTCCACCGATCCAAAACGTCGCCTGATTGGCGATGACGAACACGGCTGGGATGACGACGGCGTATTCAACTTTGAAGGCGGCTGCTACGCGAAGACCATTCGCCTGTCTGAAGAGGCCGAGCCGGATATCTTCCACGCGATCCGTCGCGATGCGCTGCTGGAAAACGTCACCGTGCGTGCCGACGGCTCCATCGACTTCGACGATGCGTCGAAAACGGAAAACACCCGCGTCTCTTACCCGATCTACCACATCGACAATATCGTGAAGCCGGTGTCAAAAGCGGGTCATGCCACGAAGGTCATTTTCCTGACGGCGGATGCGTTCGGCGTGCTGCCTCCGGTGTCTCGCCTGACGGCCAGCCAGACGCAGTACCACTTCCTCTCCGGCTTCACCGCCAAGCTGGCGGGTACCGAGCGCGGCGTGACGGAGCCAACCCCAACCTTCTCCGCCTGCTTCGGCGCGGCTTTCCTGTCGCTGCACCCGACGCAGTACGCTGAAGTGCTGGTGAAACGCATGCAGGCATCCGGCGCGCAGGCCTACCTGGTGAACACCGGCTGGAACGGTACCGGCAAACGTATCTCTATCAAAGATACCCGCGCGATTATCGACGCCATTCTGGATGGTTCTCTTGACGACGCCGAAACCTTTACGCTGCCGATGTTTGACCTGGCGATCCCAACGTCGCTGCCGGGTGTGGATACGCATATCCTCGACCCGCGCAACACGTACGGTTCTCCGGAGCAGTGGCGCGAGAAAGCGGAATCGCTGGCGAAGCTGTTTATCGAGAACTTCGAGAAGTATACCGATACCCCGGCGGGTGCTGCGCTGGTGAGCGCAGGACCGAAGCTGTAGGTAAAAACAAAAAGGCAACGAAAGTTGCCTTTTTTAATGTTTTCTCCCTCTCCCCGCGGGAGAGGGGCGGGGTGGTGAGGGCATCAGACCGCAGAGACCGCATTTTGTCGGGTGGCGGCTTCACTTTACCCGACCTATAAAAAAGGGTGGCAATTGCCACCCTTTTTTTAACTCTCTTTCACCTGCCCCCGCGTCACCGGTACCGGCAGCCAGGCGCGAATGCTCAACCCACCCCGCTTGCTGGTGCCAATCTCCAGCAGTCCGTTGTGGTTATCGATGATACGCTGAACAATTGCCAGACCTAAGCCCGTGCCGCTGGTGCTGCGCGCGCTGTCGCCGCGCACAAACGGCTGAAACAGATGCTTACGCTGCTCGGGCTTGATGCCCGGACCGTCGTCTTCCACCTGGAACCAGGCGCGGTTGAGTTCAGACCCGCTGCTGACTTTAATCCAGCCATTGCCGTAGCGCGCCGCGTTGACCACCATGTTCGCCACCGCGCGCTTAATGGAGAGCGGGTGCATGCGTACCTGAATTTCACCGGCCTGCAGGTCGGTATCAATCTCC is a window of Enterobacter cloacae complex sp. ECNIH7 DNA encoding:
- the hslR gene encoding ribosome-associated heat shock protein Hsp15, which gives rise to MKEKPSDGVRLDKWLWAARFYKTRALAREMVDGGKVHYNGQRSKPSKLVELNATLTLRQGNDERTVVIKAVTEQRRPAAEAVLLYEETAESIEKREKTALARKMNALTMPHPDRRPDKKERRDLMKFKHGETD
- the hslO gene encoding Hsp33 family molecular chaperone HslO, yielding MKMAQHDQLHRYLFEQFAVRGELVTVSETWKQILENHNYPLPVKTLLGELLVATSLLTATLKFAGDITVQLQGDGPMTLAVINGNNQQQMRGVARVQGDVPENADLKTLVGNGYLVITISPEEGERYQGVVGLEGDTLAACLEDYFMRSEQLPTRLFIRTGEVDGQPAAGGMLLQVLPAQDAQTNDFEHLATLTETIKAEELFNLSATDVLWRLYHEEEVTVYDPQSVEFKCTCSRERCAGALKTLPDEEIDSIMAEDGEIDMHCDYCGTHYVFNSMDIAEIRNNASPADPQVH
- the pckA gene encoding phosphoenolpyruvate carboxykinase (ATP), which codes for MRVTGLTPQDLKAYGIHDVQEIVYNPDYDTLYQEELNPALEGYERGVLTNLGAIAVDTGIFTGRSPKDKYIVRDETTRDTLWWADKGKGKNDNKPLSPETWQHLKGLVTHQLSGKRLFIVDAFCGANADTRLSVRFITEVAWQAHFVKNMFIRPTDEELQDFTPDFIVMNGAKCTNPQWKEQGLNSENFVAFNLTERIQLIGGTWYGGEMKKGMFSVMNYLLPLRGIASMHCSANVGEKGDVAVFFGLSGTGKTTLSTDPKRRLIGDDEHGWDDDGVFNFEGGCYAKTIRLSEEAEPDIFHAIRRDALLENVTVRADGSIDFDDASKTENTRVSYPIYHIDNIVKPVSKAGHATKVIFLTADAFGVLPPVSRLTASQTQYHFLSGFTAKLAGTERGVTEPTPTFSACFGAAFLSLHPTQYAEVLVKRMQASGAQAYLVNTGWNGTGKRISIKDTRAIIDAILDGSLDDAETFTLPMFDLAIPTSLPGVDTHILDPRNTYGSPEQWREKAESLAKLFIENFEKYTDTPAGAALVSAGPKL